Part of the Musa acuminata AAA Group cultivar baxijiao chromosome BXJ3-10, Cavendish_Baxijiao_AAA, whole genome shotgun sequence genome, ATCTTTATCGAGTGCGTGGGCTGGTCATCAGGCCACGGCATtttctgtcttcttcttcttcttcctgaacTCAACCTCGTTGTGTTTGTTGTATGTATCTGTGATGCCTATTCGTGCGCAAACGGGAGTAATATATTTGCGGCTTGGGTAAATGGCTCCACGAGAGTGAGGGGAGCAAACAGAGATCCGAGCTCACATGGCATGGAACACTCCCTGCCATGTCTTCTGCTCAGGGAATCGTAAAAGCTAGGCAGCAGAAAGCAATTAGCTCTCCTCCAAATAATGGCACTCTTTCTTTATTTAGCTTATGATTACACTTTAATAACGAATCAAAGAAACAAAGTGAGAATGGGAACATCATATTATACAGCCACCGGAGTGCGTTCCACGTCGCAAAGCTTTCGATTGCTTTTGTTCCTGCAGCATTCAaaggcaagaaaaaaaaaaagcaaaaggtCTCAAATTCTCATACCACATGACAAAAAAATGGGACGGACCCCTTTGGCCTTTTCGCCAATTCGATTACCGAGACCTACTTTGCCATACCTTTCAGTGAAAGGGAAGGGAATCCGAGCAGCTTCCGTGGTTAGATTTGGAAGCAGAGAGAAGTGGTTGTAGTAGATTAGATAAAGAGGATAGTGGAAGGGGGAATACCTCCACTGGTGTACTGCCGCTactgcttcttcttcttggtgGTGTTTGGGCAAAGAGGAAGTCCCATGACATGAATGCGGTTCATGGTCTCTCCATTTTCCTTGTAAAAGAGAAAACCAAAGAGAAGAGTCATCACGTGTGAAGCCATTCCTCTTTCGTTAGATTGCCATTCTCATAAAAGCTTGGAAAGTCAACGAGAACATGAGAATCCAGTACCACAAGCTGCCAACTTCCTTCCTCATGTCCTGCATCATTCACGATAGCAAGTTAATCCAAAACTCTCCTCCCCTGTTTTCCACCCTTCTTCTTTGGTAAATATATACATAGATTGCAGCTAACTTTGTTCCCTCATTTATCTCACATTACTGCGTTGCGAGCCATGATTGAAATCTTCTTCTAGTTGGAAGGAAGATGCAGGATACTGATCCGCATTGTAATAGTAAAGGGAGACGAGAACATACCCTTGTCGCGGAAGATGTGAGAGAAACGGATGCAGAAGATGTCAATGCGGCCAGGCCGACGTTATAGACCATGGTCCCGTCGGGTTGATACAGTCCGTAGTTCCGCTCCGAGGTCGGCCCGGGCTTCATGTCCTCGTTGAACAGGGCAAACAAGTAGACCTCCAATCTCTGGTTTGGCCTCACCGGAGTCCCCTCGCTCCTGATCTGCCTCAGGAGCAGGTTCCTGTTGTAAGCCCTGGCGTTCTCCACGGTGGCGCCGACCTCGTTGGGGTCGCCTTTCGATGGCCATCCGGTCTCCGACACCCTGACGTCCACGCCGCCGTAGCCCAACCGGGCAATGGCGAAGATGACGGCGTCCACTTGAGCGTACAGCATGTTGTCGTAGCGAAGCTTGGTGTAAGGATCCACCATCCCTGCGTTCGGGTTGAACAGAACGTAGTCTAGCGAGACCTTCGCCGGGCTATCCTTGTAGGCGAAGTAGGGGTACGCATTGATCCAGAAGGGCGACTTCGTCGCGGCCAGGAACTGAAGGAACGGCACCAACAGGTTCGCCATCTCCGGCTTGAATGACCCCATCGACGGCGGGTACGAGTTCTCCAGCACCGCCAGCGAATTCGCCGTCGACACGTGAATGTACGAGTCAAGGCCGAGTTGGACGAGCGCGGAGTGGATGCTGAGCAGCGCCGGGACGAGGTTCGACATCAAGGTCGGGTCGTCGCTCGTGTACACTTCGTTGCCGACGGAGATGCCGGTGATCTTCGTGGCCGGAAAGTAGGGTTGTACGTTGGTCATGACCCATTGCAGAGCTTGTCGAGGGTCCATCATCACGCCCACGGCCTCGTTCGGCACCGTCACGATGAGGTCGATGCCGGTGTTGGCGAATGCTGTGAGGACTCGAGGGTTGGTGTCGTAAATCCTCGTCTTGGTGATCCTGAGGGAGGTCAAGAGGAGGCGCACTTGTTCCGGCGATGGTAGATTGTTGGCTACCTGCCCGTAGTTGATGCCTAGCGAAGAACCAAGTCGAAGGAAGCCAAACTCTGCAAAAGAACACCACCACCACTGCTTTTACTCCACAAATATTTCTTCGCTTCTTATCTTATGGAAACATATTGCCGATTGCCGAGTCTAGTTTTAGACGAtacatccaaagaaatgaaattggtcaTAGCAAGATGTAGATGACAACAACGTTTCATTAGAGATGTATCGGTCGTATACAGGCATGAGAGAAACAGAGAAGAGAATGCACCTGAGGAGAAAAGGTTAAACAGAAGGAACATCGAAACTATCCTTGACCTGAGCAAGATGGAGACAGCCAtcagaaggggagagagagagagagagaggaagaagaaggaggggGGAGAGACTTAAAAAAGAGACAAGGAGAGGGGGAGGTGGGAGGTGGGAAGAGAAGGCGGTGAGGGCAATCTCTTTCCAATTC contains:
- the LOC103968888 gene encoding glucan endo-1,3-beta-glucosidase 11 isoform X2; this translates as MAVSILLRSRIVSMFLLFNLFSSEFGFLRLGSSLGINYGQVANNLPSPEQVRLLLTSLRITKTRIYDTNPRVLTAFANTGIDLIVTVPNEAVGVMMDPRQALQWVMTNVQPYFPATKITGISVGNEVYTSDDPTLMSNLVPALLSIHSALVQLGLDSYIHVSTANSLAVLENSYPPSMGSFKPEMANLLVPFLQFLAATKSPFWINAYPYFAYKDSPAKVSLDYVLFNPNAGMVDPYTKLRYDNMLYAQVDAVIFAIARLGYGGVDVRVSETGWPSKGDPNEVGATVENARAYNRNLLLRQIRSEGTPVRPNQRLEVYLFALFNEDMKPGPTSERNYGLYQPDGTMVYNVGLAALTSSASVSLTSSATRENGETMNRIHVMGLPLCPNTTKKKKQ
- the LOC103968888 gene encoding glucan endo-1,3-beta-glucosidase 11 isoform X3, with the translated sequence MAVSILLRSRIVSMFLLFNLFSSEFGFLRLGSSLGINYGQVANNLPSPEQVRLLLTSLRITKTRIYDTNPRVLTAFANTGIDLIVTVPNEAVGVMMDPRQALQWVMTNVQPYFPATKITGISVGNEVYTSDDPTLMSNLVPALLSIHSALVQLGLDSYIHVSTANSLAVLENSYPPSMGSFKPEMANLLVPFLQFLAATKSPFWINAYPYFAYKDSPAKVSLDYVLFNPNAGMVDPYTKLRYDNMLYAQVDAVIFAIARLGYGGVDVRVSETGWPSKGDPNEVGATVENARAYNRNLLLRQIRSEGTPVRPNQRLEVYLFALFNEDMKPGPTSERNYGLYQPDGTMVYNVGLAALTSSASVSLTSSATRDMRKEVGSLWKMERP
- the LOC103968888 gene encoding glucan endo-1,3-beta-glucosidase 11 isoform X1; this encodes MAVSILLRSRIVSMFLLFNLFSSEFGFLRLGSSLGINYGQVANNLPSPEQVRLLLTSLRITKTRIYDTNPRVLTAFANTGIDLIVTVPNEAVGVMMDPRQALQWVMTNVQPYFPATKITGISVGNEVYTSDDPTLMSNLVPALLSIHSALVQLGLDSYIHVSTANSLAVLENSYPPSMGSFKPEMANLLVPFLQFLAATKSPFWINAYPYFAYKDSPAKVSLDYVLFNPNAGMVDPYTKLRYDNMLYAQVDAVIFAIARLGYGGVDVRVSETGWPSKGDPNEVGATVENARAYNRNLLLRQIRSEGTPVRPNQRLEVYLFALFNEDMKPGPTSERNYGLYQPDGTMVYNVGLAALTSSASVSLTSSATRDMRKEVGSLWYWILMFSLTFQAFMRMAI